The Microbacterium luteum nucleotide sequence GCTCTGAAGCCCGCTGAAGTCTACCAGAAAGCACCACGTGTCCACGATTCCCCCCGACCACGGCCACGCAGAAGACGAACGTCACGCTCGGTGGGCCTCTCAGGAAGCCGCCGCCGAGTCGGCGACCCGCGACATCGCGGATGTCCCCGCGGTCGAGGTGATCACCACCGCCGCGGTGCATCTGATGAGCGCGGCCGCCGTGAAGGTCGGACTCGCCGACGACCCCGACACGCAGAAGGATCTGGACGAGGCCCGCAAGCTCATCAACGCCCTCGCCGGGCTCATCACCGCCGGCGCCCCCGAGATCAGCGACATGCACGCGCGGTCCCTCCGCGACGGACTGCGCTCGGTGCAACTCGCCTTCCGCGAGGCATCGACGATTCCCGACCCCATCGGCAAGGGGCCGGGCGAGAAATGGACCGGACCGGTCAGCTGAGCGGCTCCGAGCGCACGAGCTTCACGGCGAGCGAGTCCACCAGCACGGCGACGCGGTCATCCGCGGCCCATCGTCTCGCCAGGCGTGCGAGGACGGCATCGAGCTGCGACTGATCGAGTCCGGCAGCCACGTGCAGGCGCACGA carries:
- a CDS encoding DUF1844 domain-containing protein encodes the protein MSTIPPDHGHAEDERHARWASQEAAAESATRDIADVPAVEVITTAAVHLMSAAAVKVGLADDPDTQKDLDEARKLINALAGLITAGAPEISDMHARSLRDGLRSVQLAFREASTIPDPIGKGPGEKWTGPVS